A stretch of DNA from Pseudomonadota bacterium:
TGATGCTGCCGAGTCGGCGCGGCTCTACAACCGCATCGGACAGGCCACCCGCATGTCTGGTGGTTCCGCAGGCAACACTGCCGCCGCCATCGCCTCGCTGGGAGGAAGCGCCGCTTATATCGGGAAAGTGGCGCAGGATGACACCGGGCGCGCCTACGCCCACGACATGCGCGGCATCGGCGTACACTTCGATGTTCAGCCCCTGTCGGCTGCGCAGGGCATTCACACGGCCACGTCGGTCATCCTTGTCACCCCCGATGGCGAGCGGACGATGAACACGTCGCTGGCGGCCTGTCAGGAACTAACGGTCCAAGACATCGAGCCCAACGTCATCCGTGCGTCCGCCATCACCTACATGGAAGGCTATCTGTGGGATCCGGCCAAGGCCAAGGAAGCTTTCCGCTATGCGGCGAAGATCGCCAAGCAGGCTGGCCGCCGTGTTGCCCTAACCTTATCCGATAGTTTCTGCGTCGACCGTTTTCGCAGCGAATTCATAGATCTGATGCGCTCAGGTACCGTCGATACGCTCTTTGCCAACGAACATGAGCTGAAAGCGCTGTACGAAACGGCTGACCTTCCAACGGCGTACAATGCCCTTGCGCAGGACTGTGATCTGGGCATCGTGACGCTTGGCGCGAAGGGGTCGATGTCGATCCAGGGCGAGGAGCGTGTTGAAGTTGGGACAAAGCCCG
This window harbors:
- a CDS encoding adenosine kinase encodes the protein MTNTTETRFDVVAIGNAIFDILAHVEDDFLVREKLVKGSMRLVDAAESARLYNRIGQATRMSGGSAGNTAAAIASLGGSAAYIGKVAQDDTGRAYAHDMRGIGVHFDVQPLSAAQGIHTATSVILVTPDGERTMNTSLAACQELTVQDIEPNVIRASAITYMEGYLWDPAKAKEAFRYAAKIAKQAGRRVALTLSDSFCVDRFRSEFIDLMRSGTVDTLFANEHELKALYETADLPTAYNALAQDCDLGIVTLGAKGSMSIQGEERVEVGTKPVEDLVDLTGAGDAFAGGYLFGLARKMPLNICAELGHLAAGHVIQQMGPRPQVSLKQLAFDAGLLIEA